The DNA window GACGATGATCTATCTGCTGTTCGCGGCAATCCTTGGCTACAGCCTGATCGCGCGGCGCAACTGGCTTCAGGCGGTGCTGTCCGAGGCGTTGCCGATGGACGCGCAGGGCTGGCGCAAGCTGACCTTCCGGATGGTGATGCTGTTTCTGGCGCTGGCCGCCGCGAACGAGATCGTCTGGCGGACGATGTCCGAAACCTCATGGGTCTATTTCAAGACCTTCGGCCTGCCGGTGATCCTGTTCGTCTTCCTGATGGCCAATGCCGGGCTGTATCGCGCCCACGCGACCGAACCTTCCGCCGATGACAAGGGGGAATAGCCGGTCGCAGGATCGCGCGGCTTCGGACGCGTCGCCTCAGCCGCGCGCCAGGCCGAATGGCGCGGGCCCCGCCAGCAGCCGCGACCAGCGCGGCTCGATCCGTCCGGGCAGGCGGGCATGCAGCATCCCGATGGGCAGCGCCCAGGGCTGGCACAGCGCGGTGCGATAGAAATCGAACAGACCCTGCCGCAGATAGGGCGTCCAGTGCGACAGCCGCAGCGGACAGCGTTCGGTGGGAAAACCCAGCATCTCCAGCGCGGCCAGCGTTTCGACGTGATCGATCTGCACATCGACCCAGTTGCGGGCAGGCGTATCCAGCCCGAAACCCAGCGTCTGCCGCCGGCCCAGCGCCAGCCATTGTTCCATCGCGAAATCGAACAGATCGTTTTCGCGCGACATGACATTGATGATCTCCGCACGCCGCCCGGCGGGCGCGGCCAGCGCGGCGGCGGCCGCATCGCGGAACTCGGCCCCCGTCAGCAGGATGACGCGCCCGATACTGCCCGGCTGCGCCCGGTGCAGCGCCTGCAGGGCGACCCGCGCGCCCAGCGAATGACCGATCACCGACACCGGCCGCCCGGCCCGGTCCGCCAGTTCCGACAGGATCGCGGCCAGCGATCCGCCGGCCTCGCTTGCGCGGCCATAGGCGCGGCGCAGACCGCCCCGCGCCTCCCAGCCGAAGGCCAGGGCCAGCCCCTCACCCGGCTGGCCGGTGCCAAAGCCAAGCCCGCGCGGCCACGACCGGGCCCGGCGGCTGCGATCGGGGTCCAGCGACAGGATATGGCGATGCGGGTCATGGCGGGGATCGCGCGGCGAATAGCGGTATCCGTGGACCATCGCAACGATGGGTGCGCCGGCGGGAAGGCTGGCCGCTATCTGCCACAGCCGCTGCGGCGGGGCCTGATGCGCATTGACCTTGACGACGGGCATTCCGATTCTCCTTCGCGTTCCCGTTCGGATGGAACAGTGCCCCGATGTTGCAACAGGGGCGTGAAAGAAGCGTTAAGCCGGCGTGAAGCAGGCGCGCCGCGCGGCGCTTAAAAATAAAAACTGTTTTCAAATCATATGCGTGTGACGATTTCCTCAACGCCGCCGCAGCTTCCGCGCCAGTCCCGTTACGCGCCCACACCCGCCCGACACAGCCATCCCCCGCATCGCCCGCGCCACGGGCGGACCGCCGCCTGCCGCCGCCTCGATTCGGACGGCACACGTTTTGGCATTGAATTTTCCCCGCTTCAGCCTCTATGTTGCGCCTATGCGTCGCGCGGCCTCAACTTGGGGTTGCGACGCCCACAGTTTCGCAGCGCGGCACCTCTGGTCCCGGCCCGACGGGCAGGCGGCATGTGCCACGCGGAAAAACCGCCCGGGGTCCGCGATCCGTCGCGACCGGGGCAATGTCAGACAGCGGCCCGGCCGGTCATTTCGGCCGACGGGTCTTTACAAGGAACAGACGCGATGACGCGCGCGACGGACGGACAGGTTCACGGAGGGCAGGCCACAGGCCGCGCCGGGCCGGCCACCGCTGCCATCGCCGCATCCGCGTCCCCATCATCCAGCAGTCGCGTTCGGGTCAGGCCATCGGCGCCGCCCGGATTCCGCCTGCGCGAAAGATATAAAAATGGCAAAGAAAATGCTGATCGACGCCACCCATCCCGAAGAGACTCGGGTGGTCGTGGTCGATGGAACCAAGGTCGAAGAATTTGATTTCGAGACCGCAAACAAGCGCCAGATCTCGGGGAACATCTATCTCGCCAAGGTGACGCGGGTCGAACCCTCGCTGCAGGCGGCGTTCGTGGATTACGGCGGCAATCGCCACGGCTTTCTGGCGTTTGCTGAAATCCACCCCGATTATTACCAGATCCCGGCCGCCGATCGCGCGGCGCTGATGGCCGAGGAACGCGCCCACGCCGAGGCGCAGGAGGCCGAGGAAGAGAGCGGCCGCCGCCGCAAATCCTCGCGCGCGGCCTCATCCGGCAACGGCGAGCGCAGCTCGGACGACGGCAACGGCGAGAATGGCGGCGACAACGGCAACGGCCGGAACGGCGATGCCAATGGCAGTGACGAGTCCGGCAGCAATGACGACAGCATCGAGTCGGTCGCCGATGAATGCGTGACCGAAGAAATCTCGCCGCCGCGCAAGCCCCGCTCGCGCCGCTACAAGATCCAGGAGGTGGTCAAGGTCCGCCAGATCATGCTGGTCCAGGTCGTCAAGGAAGAACGCGGCAACAAGGGCGCGGCGCTGACCACCTATCTGTCGCTGGCGGGCCGCTATTGCGTGCTGATGCCCAACACCGCGCGCGGCGGCGGCATCAGCCGCAAGATCACCAACGCCGCCGACCGCAAGAAGCTGAAGGACATCGCGGGCGAGCTGGACGTGCCCAAGGGCGCCGGCCTGATCATCCGCACCGCCGGCAGCCAGCGCACCCGGACCGAGATCAAGCGCGATTACGAATACCTGCTGCGGCTGTGGGAACAGATCCGCGAACTGACCTTCAAGTCGGTGGCGCCCGCCCCGATCTATGAAGAAGGCGACCTGATGAAGCGGTCGATCCGCGATCTTTATTCCAAGGAGATCGACGAGGTGCTGGTCGAGGGCGAACGCGGCTATCGCACCGCCAAGGACTTCATGAAGATGATCATGCCGTCCCACGCCAAGAACGTGAAGCACTATACCGACCAGATGCCGCTGTTCGCGCGCTATCAGGTCGAAAGCTATCTTGCCGGCATGTTCAATCCCACGGTGCAGCTGAAATCGGGCGGCTATATCGTCATCGGCGTGACCGAGGCGCTGGTCGCCATCGACGTGAACTCGGGTCGTGCCACCAAGGAAGGCAGCATCGAGGAGACCGCGCTGAAGACCAACCTGGAAGCCGCCGACGAGGTGGCCCGCCAGCTGCGCCTGCGCGACCTGGCCGGTCTGATCGTCATCGACTTCATCGACATGGACGAGCGCAAGAACAACGCCGCCGTCGAAAAGCGCATGAAGGACCGGCTGAAATCGGACCGCGCGCGGATCCAGGTCGGCCGCATCTCGGGCTTTGGCCTGATGGAGATGTCGCGCCAGCGCCTGCGCCCCGGCATGCTGGAATCCACCACCCAGCCCTGTCCGCATTGCCACGGCACCGGCCTGATCCGCAGCGACGACAGCCTTGCGCTGACCATCCTGCGCGCGATCGAGGAAGAGGGGACGCGCAAACGCTCGCGCGAGGTGCTGGTGCGGGCGCCGGTCGCGGTGGCGAATTTCCTCATCAACGCCAAGCGCGAACATGTCGCCCGCATCGAGGCGCGCTATGGCATGTCGGTGCGGATCGAGGGCGACCCGTCCCTGATCTCGCCCGATTTCACGGTCGAGAAGTTCAAGACCGCGACCCGTGCGGTTCCCGACGCCGCGCCGTCGGTCCTGTCGGTCGATGCCAGGCTGATGGCCCAGATCGACGACGAGGACGACGATGACGACGACGTCACCGACGACGACGCGACCGATGAGGGCGACGAGGGCACGACCCAACACGACGCGGCCCACGACGCTGCAGACGACACCTCGGACGACAGCGACGACGATGACTCGCAGGACCGGGGCGGGAATGGCGACGATGCGGGCGACACCGCGTCGTCGGACGACGAAGGCGGACGCGGCCGCCGCAGGCGCCGCCGCCGCCGCCGGAAATCCGGCGACCGGGGCGAGGATCAGGACGGCGGCGACAACGGACAATCCGGCGACAACGAGGCGGCCGCCTCGGCGGATGACGCGCAGACGGACGACGCGCAGACGGACGACGCGCAGACGGACGATGCCCAGCCTGACGACGACGACGCCGCAGAACTGGCCGCAGCCTCGGGCAATGGCGGGCGCAGATCGCGTTCCCGCTCTCGCGGGGGGCGGCGTGGCGCGAAATCGTCGGGCGATCGGGATGCCGATGCCGGCGCGCTGCCCGAGGTGGTCGATCTGGACGACCGGTCCGACGACGACCGCGCCGAATCCCTGCCGGGGGTGAACGCCGCCCCCGACAGGCAGGCGGATCGCGACCACCGCGAACCGCGCGCCGCGGAAACCCCCGCCGCCGAACCTGCGCCGCAATCCGACGCGCGGGCCGACACCGCCTCCGGTGACGACCACGCGGACCACGCGCAGCACCAGCCGGAACCGGGCCACACGCAAGCCCCGGTGATCGCCTCGGAAGATGCGGCCCCCGGCCCCTCATCCGAGGATGCCGCCGCGCTGGACACCGCCGATGCGCAACCGGAGCCCGCTCCGGCAGCGGCAGACACCGCGCCGACCAGGGCCGAGGCTGAACCCGCGGCCGAACCGGCAGCCGAACCGCGCAAGCCCGAGATGGCCGAAGCCGACAATGCGGCGGACGACCCGGACGAGGCCGACCGGCCCAAGCGTCGCGGCTGGTGGTTGCTGGGCCGCTAACCCGTTCCCCGCGTGGCGGGCGGCCCAACGGCCCCCGCCACGCGCGACCCCACGCAACCGTGAGAACCGGGCGGCTGTGCCCGCCGCGTTCCGGCGCTAAGGTCCCGCCATGCTTGGAATCGAACTTGCCAGTGCCGCCTTTCTGCCCGCCGCCTTCGTGGCCATGCTGGCGGGGCTGCTGTCGTTCCTGTCGCCCTGCGTTCTGCCCATCGTGCCGCCCTATCTGGCCTATATGACCGGGGTCGGGCTGAACGGGCTGAAGACCGGCGAACGCAGCGCCGTCCTGCCGGCGCTGTTCTTCGTCATGGGCCTGTCCACGGTGTTTCTGGTCATGGGCTTCGCCGCCTCGGCCTTCGGCCGCGCCTTCCTGCAATATCAAGAGGTGCTGGCCCGCATCGCCGGCGTGACCGTGATCGTCATGGGCCTGCATTTCCTGCATGTCTTTCGCATCCCGATCCTGGATCAGGAGGCGCGGATCGACGCCGGCCAGCAGGGCGGCGGCGCGTTGGGCGCCTATGTGCTGGGGCTGGCCTTCGCCTTTGGCTGGACGCCCTGCATCGGCCCGCAGCTTGGCATGATCCTGTCGCTGGCGGCCACGGGCGGCGAATTGTCGCGCGGCACGGCGCTGCTGGCGGTCTATGCGCTTGGCCTGGGCATCCCGTTCCTGCTGGCCGCGCTGTTCATCCGCCGCGCCATCGGCCTGATGAACCGCATCAAGCCCTATCTGAAGACGATCGAGCGGGCGATGGGCGCGCTGCTGGTCGTCGTCGGGGTGATGCTGCTGACGGGCGCATTCTCGTCCTTCGCCTATTGGCTGCTCGAGACGTTCCCGGCGCTGGCCCTGCTGGGCTGACCGGCCGCGCTGTCCGGCGCGATACGGGTGCGCGAAGGTTTTGCAGGCCAGGGCAGAATCGGGCCGTGACACGCGGGTGGAAATTGCGTTATCCTTGCCCGCAGATCCGGATCAACCGGACAAGGCAGAGGCAGTGACGGCGGTATTCCCATGACCGAGATGGTCTTTGGCGCCGCGCCCGCAAGGGCGGGCGACCCGATTCTTCCACGCTGGTGGCGCACGCTGGACAAATGGTCCTTGGCCTGCGTGCTGGGGCTGTTCGCCATCGGCCTGTTGCTGGGGCTGGCCGCCTCGGTTCCGCTGGCCGAAAAGAACAACCTGCCGCGCTTTTACTATGTCCAGCGTCAGGCGTTTTTCGGCGGCGTCGCGATCTGCGTCATGCTGGTGATGTCGATGCTGTCGCCGCGCCAGATCCGCCGGCTGGGCGTGCTGGGTTTTCTGGGCGCGTTCCTGCTGATCCTGGCGCTGCCGTTCGTCGGCACCGATTTCGGCAAGGGCGCGACGCGCTGGCTCAGCCTGGGCTTCGTCTCGATCCAGCCCTCCGAATTTCTCAAGCCCGGTTTCGTGGCGCTGTGCGCCTGGTTCATGGCCGCCAGCCAGGAGGTCGGCGGCCCGCCGGGCCGGCTGTATTCGTTTCTGGCGGCGGTCGTGATCGTCCTGCTTCTGGCCTTTCAGCCCGATTTCGGTCAGGCGTCGCTTGTGCTGTTTTCCTGGCTGGTGATGTATTTCGTGGCCGGCGCGCCGCTGATCCTGCTGATGGGCGTGGCCTGCATCGCCGTGGCGGGCGGCGTCTTTGCCTATGGCGCCTCCGAACATTTCGCCCGCCGCATCAACGGTTTCCTCAACCCCGAGATCGACCCGCGCACCCAGATCGGCTATGCCACCAACGCCATCCAGGAGGGCGGGTTCTTCGGCGTCGGCGTGGGCGAGGGGACGGTGAAATGGTCGCTGCCCGACGCGCATACCGATTTCATCATCGCCGTCGCGGCCGAGGAATACGGCACCATCATGGTCCTCGCGATCATCGCGCTTTACTGCACCATCGTCGTGCGTTCGCTGCTGCGGCTGCTGAAGGAACGCGACCCGTTCACCCGCATCGCCGGCACCGGGCTGGCCTGCGCCTTCGGCGTTCAGGCGCTGATCAACATGGGCGTGGCGGTGCGGCTTCTGCCGGCCAAGGGCATGACGCTGCCGTTCGTCAGCTATGGCGGCAGTTCGGTGATCGCCTCGGGCATCGCGCTTGGGATGCTGCTGGCGCTGACGCGCACGCGTCCGCAGGGCGAGATGGCCGAAATCCTGCGGCGGGCGCGCTGATGGCGGACAGGCTTGCACTGATCGCGGCGGGCGGCACCGGCGGACACATGTTCCCCGCCCAGGCGCTGGCCGAGATGCTGCTGGCGAAGGGCTGGCGGGTCAAGCTGTCCACCGACGACCGCGGCGCCCGCTATGCCGGCGGCTTCCCGGCGGGGGTGCAGCGCGCGGTCGTCAGATCGGCCACCACCGCCCGCGGCGGGCTGGCGGGCAAGCTGACCGCGCCGCTGAAGATCGCGGCGGGCGTCATCGCCGCGCGCGCCGATTTCCGCCGCGACCGCCCCTCGGTCGTGATCGGCTTCGGCGGCTATCCCACCATTCCGGCGCTGTCGGCCGCGCGGACCATGCGTCTGCCCTGCATGATCCACGAACAGAACGGCGTCATGGGCCGCGTGAACCGCATCTTCGCGCCGCGCGTCCGGCGCGTGGCCTGCGGCACATGGCCGGCCGATCTGCCCGACGGGGTGCGCGGCGTCCATACCGGCAACCCGGTCCGCGCCGCCGTGCTGGACCGTGCGGGCGCGCCCTATGCCGCGCCGGGGCAGGGCGATCTGCACCTGCTGGTCATCGGCGGCTCGCAGGGGGCGCGGGTGCTGTCGGATCTGGTGCCCGCCGCCATCGCCGCGCTGCCGCAGAAGATCCGCGCCCGGCTGCGCGTCAGCCATCAGGCCCGCGCCGAGGATGCGGATCGCGTCACCGCCGCCTATGCCGATGCCGGCGTTGCCGCCGATGTCCAGCCTTTCTTTGCCGACGTGCCCGACCGGCTGGCCCGCGCGCAGCTGGTCGTCAGCCGCGCCGGCGCCTCCTCGATCGCCGACATCACCGTGATCGGCCGCCCCGCAATCCTGATCCCCTATGCCGCCGCCACCGGCGATCACCAGACCGCCAATGCGCGCGCGCTGGCGGAGGCCGGCGCGGCGCTGCTGCGTGCCGAATCGGAACTTGACGCCAGCGGACTGACGCGCGACATCGGCGCGATCCTCACCGACCCCGCGCGCGCCGCCGCCATGGCCGCCGCCAGCTTGAAACTGGGCCGCCCCGACGCGGCAAGCCGCCTTTACGACCTTGTCACGGAGATCGCCGCATGAACGCCGCCACCAAACTGCCCGGAGAGCTGGGTCCGATCCATTTCATCGGCATCGGCGGCATCGGCATGTCCGGCATCGCCGAGGTGCTGCTGACCCTTGGCTATCAGGTGCAGGGCAGCGACCTGAAGCGCAGCAAGATCACCGACCGGCTGGAAAGCCTGGGCGCCACCGTGTTCGAGGGGCAGCGCCCCGGCAATATCGGCGCGGCGGGCGTCATCGTCGTCTCGACCGCGATCCGCAAGGACAACCCCGAACTGACCGAGGCGCGGCGGCGCGGCCTGCCCGTGGTGCGCCGGGCCGAGATGCTGGCCGAACTGATGCGGATGAAATCCAATATCTGCGTGGCCGGCACCCACGGCAAGACGACGACCACCACCATGGTCGCCACGCTGCTGGACGCGGGCAACCTGGACCCCACCGTCATCAATGGCGGCGTCATCCACGCCTATGGCAGCAACGCGCGCGCGGGCGAGGGCGAATGGATGGTGGTCGAGGCCGACGAATCCGACGGCAGCTTCAACCGCCTGCCGACCGACATCGCCATCATCACCAATATCGACCCCGAACACATGGAACATTGGGGCGATTTCGATGCGCTGCGGCAGGGTTTCCTGAACTTCGCCAGCTCGATCCCGTTCTACGGTCTGGCCGTCTGCTGCACCGACCACGCCGAGGTGCAGGCGCTGGTCGGCAAGCTGACCGAACGCCGCGTCGTCACCTTCGGCTTCAACGCCCAGGCCGATGTGCGGGCGATGAACCTGCGCTATGCCGGCGGGATCGCGCATTTCGACATCGCCCTGCAAGGCGAGGGTCCGTCCGAGACCGGCGATGTCGAGATGATCGAGGATTGCACCCTGCCGATGCCCGGCGATCACAACGTCTCGAACGGCCTTGCCGCCGTCGCCGTGGCCCGCCATCTTGGCATGAAGAAGGCCGAGATCCGCGAGGCGCTGGCGAAATTCGGCGGGGTCGGGCGCCGTTTCACCCGCGTGGGCGAGGTGAACGGGGTCACCATCATCGACGATTACGGCCACCACCCGGTCGAGATTGCCGCCGTGCTGCGCGCCGCCCGCCAGGCGACCGAGGGGCGCGTCATCGCCGTGCACCAGCCGCACCGCTTTTCCCGCCTGTCCACCCTGTTCGAGGATTTCTGCACCTGTTTCAACGAGGCTGACGTGGTCGCCATCGCCGATGTCTATGCCGCGGGCGAAGACCCGATTCCCGGCGCGACCCGCGACGATCTGGTCGCCGGCCTGATCGCGCATGGCCACCGCCACGCCCGCGCCATCCTGTCCGAGGACGATCTGGAACGGCTGGTCCGCGAACAGGCGCGGCCCGGCGACATGGTCGTGTGTCTGGGCGCCGGCACGATCTCGGCCTGGGCCAACGCGCTGCCGGCGCGGCTTCAGGGAAAGGCGGCGTGACCGGGCTGCCGATCCTGACGCTGGCCGTCTCGGCCTGCTGGCTTCTTCTGGCCTGCCTGCTGCCCTTCTTTCGCCCCCATCACCGCCCGCGCGCCTTCTGGGCGCTGGTCGCGGTGGGCGTGCCGGTGCTGGGCTGGCTGACCCTGAACTGGGGTCCGATGCTGGGCGTCGCGGGCTTTGCCCTGGGGCTGGCGATCCTGTTCTGGCCGCCGCGACGGCACCCCGACGATCCGGCGCTGCCGCCGGTGGAGTGACCCCGCCGCCCACCCGCACACAGCCTTGCGCCGCGCCATGACCATCCCGGCCGCGCGCACTTTTCATGGCCCGGCTTCTGCTTTATCTGTCGGGGCCGGGATCAGTCAGGACAGCAAGATGCGTTATGAATACTCTGCCATTCCCGCCCCCTCGCGCGGCGAAAAGGCCAAGGACGCCAAGACGCCGACGCAGCGTTATGCGCTGGCGCTGACATGCGAACTGAACCGGATGGCGGGCGAAGGCTGGGAATATGTGCGCGCCGACGTGCTGCCCTCCGAGGAACGCAGCGGCATCGCCGGACGCGCGACGATCTATCACAACCTGCTGATCTTTCGCCGCGTGGTGAACGAGGAACAGACCAGCGTGGCCCGGACGCAGGACCGCCCGCAGCCCGAATACCCGGCCGCCGCCGCCCCCGCACCGCCCCCGCGCCCCGAACCCGT is part of the Paracoccus stylophorae genome and encodes:
- a CDS encoding UDP-N-acetylglucosamine--N-acetylmuramyl-(pentapeptide) pyrophosphoryl-undecaprenol N-acetylglucosamine transferase; its protein translation is MADRLALIAAGGTGGHMFPAQALAEMLLAKGWRVKLSTDDRGARYAGGFPAGVQRAVVRSATTARGGLAGKLTAPLKIAAGVIAARADFRRDRPSVVIGFGGYPTIPALSAARTMRLPCMIHEQNGVMGRVNRIFAPRVRRVACGTWPADLPDGVRGVHTGNPVRAAVLDRAGAPYAAPGQGDLHLLVIGGSQGARVLSDLVPAAIAALPQKIRARLRVSHQARAEDADRVTAAYADAGVAADVQPFFADVPDRLARAQLVVSRAGASSIADITVIGRPAILIPYAAATGDHQTANARALAEAGAALLRAESELDASGLTRDIGAILTDPARAAAMAAASLKLGRPDAASRLYDLVTEIAA
- a CDS encoding inner membrane-spanning protein YciB translates to MKDTKPWLKPALELGPVLVFFLVFILRRGETTVIAGQEYSAFILATLVFIPALALTTAIQWRLTGRLAPMQVATLVLVIVFGGLSVWLNDPRFFKIKPTMIYLLFAAILGYSLIARRNWLQAVLSEALPMDAQGWRKLTFRMVMLFLALAAANEIVWRTMSETSWVYFKTFGLPVILFVFLMANAGLYRAHATEPSADDKGE
- the murC gene encoding UDP-N-acetylmuramate--L-alanine ligase, producing the protein MNAATKLPGELGPIHFIGIGGIGMSGIAEVLLTLGYQVQGSDLKRSKITDRLESLGATVFEGQRPGNIGAAGVIVVSTAIRKDNPELTEARRRGLPVVRRAEMLAELMRMKSNICVAGTHGKTTTTTMVATLLDAGNLDPTVINGGVIHAYGSNARAGEGEWMVVEADESDGSFNRLPTDIAIITNIDPEHMEHWGDFDALRQGFLNFASSIPFYGLAVCCTDHAEVQALVGKLTERRVVTFGFNAQADVRAMNLRYAGGIAHFDIALQGEGPSETGDVEMIEDCTLPMPGDHNVSNGLAAVAVARHLGMKKAEIREALAKFGGVGRRFTRVGEVNGVTIIDDYGHHPVEIAAVLRAARQATEGRVIAVHQPHRFSRLSTLFEDFCTCFNEADVVAIADVYAAGEDPIPGATRDDLVAGLIAHGHRHARAILSEDDLERLVREQARPGDMVVCLGAGTISAWANALPARLQGKAA
- a CDS encoding DUF4177 domain-containing protein, producing the protein MRYEYSAIPAPSRGEKAKDAKTPTQRYALALTCELNRMAGEGWEYVRADVLPSEERSGIAGRATIYHNLLIFRRVVNEEQTSVARTQDRPQPEYPAAAAPAPPPRPEPVLPEAASPQRARIPDTGPTPPAPEKDGAAPKG
- a CDS encoding DUF726 domain-containing protein; protein product: MPVVKVNAHQAPPQRLWQIAASLPAGAPIVAMVHGYRYSPRDPRHDPHRHILSLDPDRSRRARSWPRGLGFGTGQPGEGLALAFGWEARGGLRRAYGRASEAGGSLAAILSELADRAGRPVSVIGHSLGARVALQALHRAQPGSIGRVILLTGAEFRDAAAAALAAPAGRRAEIINVMSRENDLFDFAMEQWLALGRRQTLGFGLDTPARNWVDVQIDHVETLAALEMLGFPTERCPLRLSHWTPYLRQGLFDFYRTALCQPWALPIGMLHARLPGRIEPRWSRLLAGPAPFGLARG
- a CDS encoding cytochrome c biogenesis CcdA family protein, which codes for MLGIELASAAFLPAAFVAMLAGLLSFLSPCVLPIVPPYLAYMTGVGLNGLKTGERSAVLPALFFVMGLSTVFLVMGFAASAFGRAFLQYQEVLARIAGVTVIVMGLHFLHVFRIPILDQEARIDAGQQGGGALGAYVLGLAFAFGWTPCIGPQLGMILSLAATGGELSRGTALLAVYALGLGIPFLLAALFIRRAIGLMNRIKPYLKTIERAMGALLVVVGVMLLTGAFSSFAYWLLETFPALALLG
- a CDS encoding Rne/Rng family ribonuclease; this translates as MAKKMLIDATHPEETRVVVVDGTKVEEFDFETANKRQISGNIYLAKVTRVEPSLQAAFVDYGGNRHGFLAFAEIHPDYYQIPAADRAALMAEERAHAEAQEAEEESGRRRKSSRAASSGNGERSSDDGNGENGGDNGNGRNGDANGSDESGSNDDSIESVADECVTEEISPPRKPRSRRYKIQEVVKVRQIMLVQVVKEERGNKGAALTTYLSLAGRYCVLMPNTARGGGISRKITNAADRKKLKDIAGELDVPKGAGLIIRTAGSQRTRTEIKRDYEYLLRLWEQIRELTFKSVAPAPIYEEGDLMKRSIRDLYSKEIDEVLVEGERGYRTAKDFMKMIMPSHAKNVKHYTDQMPLFARYQVESYLAGMFNPTVQLKSGGYIVIGVTEALVAIDVNSGRATKEGSIEETALKTNLEAADEVARQLRLRDLAGLIVIDFIDMDERKNNAAVEKRMKDRLKSDRARIQVGRISGFGLMEMSRQRLRPGMLESTTQPCPHCHGTGLIRSDDSLALTILRAIEEEGTRKRSREVLVRAPVAVANFLINAKREHVARIEARYGMSVRIEGDPSLISPDFTVEKFKTATRAVPDAAPSVLSVDARLMAQIDDEDDDDDDVTDDDATDEGDEGTTQHDAAHDAADDTSDDSDDDDSQDRGGNGDDAGDTASSDDEGGRGRRRRRRRRRKSGDRGEDQDGGDNGQSGDNEAAASADDAQTDDAQTDDAQTDDAQPDDDDAAELAAASGNGGRRSRSRSRGGRRGAKSSGDRDADAGALPEVVDLDDRSDDDRAESLPGVNAAPDRQADRDHREPRAAETPAAEPAPQSDARADTASGDDHADHAQHQPEPGHTQAPVIASEDAAPGPSSEDAAALDTADAQPEPAPAAADTAPTRAEAEPAAEPAAEPRKPEMAEADNAADDPDEADRPKRRGWWLLGR
- the ftsW gene encoding putative lipid II flippase FtsW: MTEMVFGAAPARAGDPILPRWWRTLDKWSLACVLGLFAIGLLLGLAASVPLAEKNNLPRFYYVQRQAFFGGVAICVMLVMSMLSPRQIRRLGVLGFLGAFLLILALPFVGTDFGKGATRWLSLGFVSIQPSEFLKPGFVALCAWFMAASQEVGGPPGRLYSFLAAVVIVLLLAFQPDFGQASLVLFSWLVMYFVAGAPLILLMGVACIAVAGGVFAYGASEHFARRINGFLNPEIDPRTQIGYATNAIQEGGFFGVGVGEGTVKWSLPDAHTDFIIAVAAEEYGTIMVLAIIALYCTIVVRSLLRLLKERDPFTRIAGTGLACAFGVQALINMGVAVRLLPAKGMTLPFVSYGGSSVIASGIALGMLLALTRTRPQGEMAEILRRAR
- a CDS encoding DUF2484 family protein produces the protein MTGLPILTLAVSACWLLLACLLPFFRPHHRPRAFWALVAVGVPVLGWLTLNWGPMLGVAGFALGLAILFWPPRRHPDDPALPPVE